The Pleuronectes platessa chromosome 10, fPlePla1.1, whole genome shotgun sequence genome contains a region encoding:
- the rpp25l gene encoding ribonuclease P protein subunit p25-like protein isoform X2, with amino-acid sequence MENYSKARASEQPSVCPFPGLPPDTPEVRVKDGSKIRNLLRYALSRLEAEPRAAEETGRPAPEEGGVAVEGQQEAPSQPLCKQIIFTASGKGVSKAITCAEIVKRRVKGLHQLTRLLYSTVVEVWEPLEPAAGLDSLTVNRNLPAIWILLSRDQLDCAQPGYQAPGRYDGLWVQSANREEGGGPPAQRPGHRRKRGGGGGGGGEGSSGGRGKGAGRKTVRSRDAAK; translated from the coding sequence atggAGAACTACAGTAAAGCTCGAGCGTCGGAGCAGCCGTCGGTCTGTCCGTTCCCCGGCCTCCCCCCCGACACGCCAGAGGTCCGGGTCAAAGACGGCAGTAAGATCCGCAACCTGCTGCGCTACGCCCTGAGCCGCTTGGAGGCCGAACCCAGAGCAGCCGAAGAGACGGGACGCCCGGCGCCAGAGGAGGGAGGCGTGGCTGTGGAGGGCCAACAGGAAGCACCGAGCCAGCCCCTCTGCAAACAGATCATCTTCACGGCGAGTGGTAAGGGCGTCTCCAAAGCCATCACCTGCGCTGAGATCGTAAAGCGGCGCGTGAAGGGGCTCCACCAGCTCACCCGGCTGCTGTACAGCACCGTGGTTGAGGTGTGGGAGCCGCTGGAGCCCGCCGCCGGCCTCGACAGTCTGACTGTCAACAGGAACCTGCCCGCCATCTGGATCCTCCTCTCCAGAGACCAGCTGGACTGTGCCCAGCCCGGGTACCAGGCACCCGGGCGGTACGACGGCCTGTGGGTTCAGTCTGctaacagggaggaggggggcggCCCCCCTGCACAGAGACCAGGACAccggaggaagagaggggggggaggagggggaggcggtGAAGGCAGCAGTGGAGGCCGAGGAAAGGGCGCCGGACGTAAGACTGTGCGATCCCGAGATGCAGCGAAATGA
- the LOC128449140 gene encoding gamma-aminobutyric acid type B receptor subunit 2 produces MWHGGRSELLLLLLLCRLTLGPVLAQVRHPLPVLWMMPVGSGQGGGNLTAGLGAAVTLALQDLKKQPPPLGNYDLQLQLLDSQCDPGESLKALFDAMWAGPKYLMVFGGVCPEVTSLIARSLPALNLVQVSFAAAAPGLADRKWYRNLFSTMPSDRAVNQATVKLLQRHHWTRVGIVTQETTRLSQMKKDLVRQLLKVKVQPVSTELVSEDVCSSLKSLKDLDVRIIVAQFEEDSVSEVFCCAYRLNLFGSRYQWIVVDGGTGGWRPGGEVSGCTSTSVLTAADGSIRLQVRPLSNSNSPGVSGRTAQSYQDAYLHQLIQEGAPLSALHAFAYDSVWVAASALAQVMEAVKHREKFGSRKVTVSEVEVQKKLLEAVKKTQFEGVTGPVFFRNGERPTTIELIQLQGSSGVLVGEFSSETQQLRLRNHLLKFKGGGPARDQTLVRPQRLHVKLLLYAIVSSAAAVTIFIALILLGFIIFHRKHWLLRSGSVSQDQLLLLGVLLSSSSVLVSGLDGASMSDGTFQILCSAGVWTLCVGHTVSFTGLLVRTWTLYSLGSVKLKSRCSRLLLGTLLMDLLVLTSWQILDPLRRGVLQHPLETDPSDQDVLVQPFSEHCSCSHMELWLSAVYGYRGPLLGLGWFLAWNIRSVQTDRPAVSGRRLALSMSAVTVFSGSGVLGSLLTSHNPPLHFCLSSVLILCCNICLLIGLFGPTVLHVRLSSSKEPPPCELQEEEEEEEEQLSRLNRRLKSRRAQLDAEIETISMQLSSESEVLRHVTRSNNAELRSVSWKNEAPADDRNPEKNLSSPEDVNAPELVRRRVSVQLPILHHSYLPFIGGVSSSSSSLFGSREAIAHQDAIVTTITSCPPGGTCHC; encoded by the exons ATGTGGCACGGTGGACGCTcggagctgctcctgctgctgctgctctgccggCTGACGCTCGGCCCGGTGCTGGCTCAGGTCCGCCACCCTCTGCCTGTTCTCTGGATGATGCCGGTCGGCTccgggcaggggggggggaacctgACGGCCGGACTGGGTGCAGCCGTCACCTTGGCTCTGCAGGACCTGAAGAAACAACCACCGCCCCTGGGAAACTATGATCTTCAGCTCCAGCTGCTGGACTCACAG TGCGATCCTGGGGAATCACTTAAAGCTTTGTTCGACGCAATGTGGGCGGGGCCAAAGTACCTGATGGTGTTTGGAGGGGTGTGTCCAGAGGTGACGTCCCTGATCGCTCGCTCGCTGCCTGCTCTCAACCTGGTGCAG GTGTCGTTTGCGGCGGCGGCCCCCGGCCTGGCCGACAGGAAGTGGTACAGGAACCTGTTCAGCACGATGCCGTCCGACCGGGCTGTGAACCAGGCCACggtcaaactgctgcagcgCCACCACTGGACCAGAGTCGGCATCGTCACGCAGGAAACAACCAGACTCTcacag ATGAAGAAGGATCTGGTGCGACAGCTGCTGAAGGTCAAAGTTCAGCCTGTTTCCACGGAGCTCGTCTCTGAGGACGTGTGCAGCAGCCTGAAGAGCCTGAAG GATCTTGACGTTCGGATCATCGTCGCTCAGTTTGAAGAAGATTCTGTGTCGGAGGTTTTCTGCTGT GCGTACAGGCTGAACCTGTTTGGGTCTCGTTACCAGTGGATCGTTGTTGATGGAGGAACCGGCGGGTGGAGGCCGGGGGGGGAGGTCTCTGGCTGTACGAGCACCAGCGTCCTGACGGCTGCAGACGGATCCATCAGGCTGCAGGTCCGACCGCTCAGCAACAGCAACTCACCGGGAGTCTCTGGACGG ACGGCTCAGAGCTACCAGGACGCCTACCTCCATCAGCTGATCCAGGAGGGGGCCCCGCTCAGCGCCCTCCATGCCTTCGCCTACGACAGCGTGTGGGTGGCGGCCTCCGCTCTGGCTCAGGTGATGGAGGCCGTGAAGCACCGAGAGAAGTTCGGCAGCAGGAAGGTGACGGTCAGCGAGGTGGAGGTGCAGAAGAAGCTTCTGGAGGCCGTGaagaaaacacagtttgaaGGCGTCACG GGACCAGTTTTCTTCAGAAACGGAGAAAGACCGACGACCATCGAACTGATTCAGCTCCAAG gcagCAGTGGTGTGTTGGTGGGTGAGTTCAGttcagaaacacaacagctcCGCCTGAGGAACCACCTTCTCAAGTTTAAAG GTGGAGGCCCAGCCCGGGATCAGACCCTGGTGCGTCCACAGCGTCTTCACGTGAAGCTTCTTCTGTACGCCATCGTGTCCTCGGCTGCAGCTGTGACCATCTTCATCGCCCTGATCCTCCTCGGCTTCATCATCTTCCACCGCAAACACTG GCTGCTGAGGTCCGGCAGCGTGTCCCAGgaccagctgctcctgctgggcgtcctcctgtcctcctcctccgtcctggTCTCTGGTCTGGACGGAGCCTCGATGTCCGACGGGACGTTTCAGATTCTCTGTTCT GCTGGTGTGTGGACTCTGTGTGTGGGTCACACCGTGTCCTTCACCGGGCTCCTCGTCAGAACATGGACTCTCTATTCTCTGGGCTCAGTCAAGCTGAAG AGTCGCTGCAGCCGCCTCCTGCTCGGGACGCTCCTGATGGACCTGCTGGTTCTGACCTCCTGGCAGATTCTGGACCCGCTCAGACGGGGGGTGCTGCAGCATCCCCTAGAG ACGGACCCGTCGGACCAGGACGTCCTGGTTCAGCCGTTCTCTGAACactgcagctgcagccacatGGAGCTGTGGCTATCGGCTGTTTACGGATACAgaggccccctgctg GGTCTGGGATGGTTCCTGGCCTGGAACATCAGGTCGGTGCAGACGGACCGTCCGGCTGTCAGCGGTCGGCGTCTGGCGCTGAGCATGTCTGCAGTGACGGTGTTCAGTGGGTCGGGGGTGTTGGGCTCACTGCTGACGTCCCACaatcctcctcttcacttctgTCTGAGCAGCGTGCTCATCCTCTGCTGTAACATCTGCCTCCTGATTGGCCTGTTCGGACCGACG GTTCTTCACGTGAGGCTGAGCAGCAGCAAAGAGCCGCCGCCGTGTGAGCTGCAG gaagaggaggaggaagaggaggagcagctgagcagGTTGAACCGACGGCTGAAGAGTCGAAGGGCCCAG ctcgATGCAGAAATAGAAACCATCTCCATGCAGCTGTCCTCAGAGTCCGAGGTCCTCCGTCATGTGACGAGGTCCAACAACG ctgagcTCAGATCTGTGAGCTGGAAAAACGAAGCTCCTGCTGACGACAGGAACCCGGAGAAGAATCTGTCGAGTCCAGAGGACGTCAACGCTCCTGAGCT CGTCCGGCggcgtgtgtctgtgcagctgcCGATCCTCCATCACTCCTACCTGCCCTTCATCGGAGGCGtgtcctccagcagctccagtctGTTCGGCAGCCGGGAGGCCATCGCTCACCAGGACGCCATCGTGACCACGATAACATCCTGTCCCCCGGGCGGCACATGTCACTGCTGA
- the rpp25l gene encoding ribonuclease P protein subunit p25-like protein isoform X1 has product MTTGCCVSHPEDRRVTRGHCMENYSKARASEQPSVCPFPGLPPDTPEVRVKDGSKIRNLLRYALSRLEAEPRAAEETGRPAPEEGGVAVEGQQEAPSQPLCKQIIFTASGKGVSKAITCAEIVKRRVKGLHQLTRLLYSTVVEVWEPLEPAAGLDSLTVNRNLPAIWILLSRDQLDCAQPGYQAPGRYDGLWVQSANREEGGGPPAQRPGHRRKRGGGGGGGGEGSSGGRGKGAGRKTVRSRDAAK; this is encoded by the exons ATGACGACTGGTTGTTGTGTCTCACATCCGGAGGACAGGAGAGTCACACGGGGACACTGT atggAGAACTACAGTAAAGCTCGAGCGTCGGAGCAGCCGTCGGTCTGTCCGTTCCCCGGCCTCCCCCCCGACACGCCAGAGGTCCGGGTCAAAGACGGCAGTAAGATCCGCAACCTGCTGCGCTACGCCCTGAGCCGCTTGGAGGCCGAACCCAGAGCAGCCGAAGAGACGGGACGCCCGGCGCCAGAGGAGGGAGGCGTGGCTGTGGAGGGCCAACAGGAAGCACCGAGCCAGCCCCTCTGCAAACAGATCATCTTCACGGCGAGTGGTAAGGGCGTCTCCAAAGCCATCACCTGCGCTGAGATCGTAAAGCGGCGCGTGAAGGGGCTCCACCAGCTCACCCGGCTGCTGTACAGCACCGTGGTTGAGGTGTGGGAGCCGCTGGAGCCCGCCGCCGGCCTCGACAGTCTGACTGTCAACAGGAACCTGCCCGCCATCTGGATCCTCCTCTCCAGAGACCAGCTGGACTGTGCCCAGCCCGGGTACCAGGCACCCGGGCGGTACGACGGCCTGTGGGTTCAGTCTGctaacagggaggaggggggcggCCCCCCTGCACAGAGACCAGGACAccggaggaagagaggggggggaggagggggaggcggtGAAGGCAGCAGTGGAGGCCGAGGAAAGGGCGCCGGACGTAAGACTGTGCGATCCCGAGATGCAGCGAAATGA